A window of Sphingorhabdus lacus contains these coding sequences:
- the tilS gene encoding tRNA lysidine(34) synthetase TilS has protein sequence MQISQPPEYLDRFRRALDSFAPDTSDPILLAVSGGPDSLALLLLAAEARPGAVFAATVDHGLRPEAAQEADFVAHICAGIGVPHLTLRPEAAITGNLQSQARAARYRLLEQAADGQHCTLIATAHHGDDQLETVLMRLARGSGIDGMAAIRSRNGRIIRPMLAFSKAECEDICARAGIDPVRDPSNSNAEYDRVAIRQWLAQAPHPFAIARTNRTARALHDASDALVWMVQTLAEERIVEDAGTLRCDASGLPRELKRRLLLACITRLDPALQPRGEAVDHLLAELDAGRTAMIGNLLCSGGSLWTVAPAPPRSA, from the coding sequence GTGCAAATAAGCCAGCCGCCCGAATATCTCGACCGTTTCCGGCGGGCGCTTGACAGCTTTGCGCCGGATACGAGCGACCCGATCCTTCTGGCCGTGTCCGGCGGCCCCGACAGTCTGGCGCTCCTGCTGCTTGCGGCAGAGGCGCGGCCGGGGGCAGTTTTTGCCGCCACCGTCGACCATGGCTTACGCCCCGAAGCCGCGCAGGAGGCCGACTTTGTCGCGCACATCTGCGCCGGTATCGGAGTCCCGCACCTGACCTTGCGTCCCGAAGCAGCGATTACCGGCAATCTCCAGTCGCAGGCCCGCGCGGCGCGCTACCGTCTGCTGGAACAGGCCGCCGATGGCCAGCATTGCACCCTGATCGCGACCGCGCATCATGGCGATGACCAGTTGGAAACCGTGCTGATGCGGCTGGCACGGGGCAGCGGGATTGACGGTATGGCGGCAATCCGCAGCCGTAATGGCCGCATCATCCGGCCCATGCTCGCCTTTTCCAAGGCTGAGTGCGAGGATATCTGCGCGCGCGCAGGGATCGATCCTGTGCGCGACCCCAGCAACAGCAATGCCGAATATGACCGCGTCGCCATCCGCCAATGGCTCGCCCAGGCACCGCATCCCTTCGCCATCGCACGCACCAACCGCACCGCGCGCGCCTTGCACGATGCCTCCGACGCACTGGTCTGGATGGTGCAGACTTTGGCCGAAGAGCGGATCGTGGAGGACGCAGGTACGCTGCGGTGCGACGCCAGCGGCCTGCCCCGCGAACTCAAGCGCCGCCTGCTGCTCGCCTGCATCACCCGCCTCGATCCCGCGCTGCAGCCCCGGGGCGAGGCCGTCGACCATCTGCTCGCCGAACTGGACGCGGGCCGGACCGCGATGATCGGAAATTTGCTGTGCAGCGGAGGGTCGCTTTGGACAGTCGCGCCCGCCCCGCCACGGTCGGCATAG
- a CDS encoding tetratricopeptide repeat protein, which produces MTLRILLLGSAACMMSVSALAQDANLDGRVGKLEKEMRAVQRQVFPNGAGKFLEPEIQSPTAQKPTTSSSTATADLLVRVDALETQLATLTGQFEQHDNAMRQMETRLKAIEAQLKAQADQAAAGTASVAPVVTTPAATPVATPAAAKPKPATTTPAVAAKPTAARTAAVAAIEKPATGDAFEDGYTYGFRLWEAKFYPEAQVTLEETIKKNPKHKRLSYARNLLGRTWLDDKKPATAVKVFYDNYKTDPRGDRAPESLFFLGSALTDLGKTAEACEAFNELAKSYPDVATGRLADRIAGGKTRAKCK; this is translated from the coding sequence ATGACACTAAGAATCCTGCTGTTAGGCAGTGCCGCCTGCATGATGAGCGTTTCCGCATTGGCGCAAGATGCCAATCTGGACGGCCGCGTCGGCAAGCTGGAAAAGGAAATGCGCGCGGTCCAGCGGCAGGTCTTCCCCAATGGCGCGGGCAAGTTTCTGGAACCGGAAATTCAATCCCCGACCGCGCAAAAGCCGACCACATCCTCGTCGACCGCAACCGCCGACCTGCTCGTCCGCGTCGATGCGCTTGAAACCCAATTGGCAACGCTCACCGGCCAGTTCGAGCAGCATGACAATGCCATGCGGCAGATGGAAACCCGGTTGAAGGCGATTGAAGCCCAGTTGAAGGCGCAGGCCGATCAAGCCGCCGCGGGCACCGCCTCGGTCGCGCCCGTCGTCACCACGCCTGCGGCAACTCCTGTTGCCACACCCGCCGCAGCCAAGCCCAAGCCGGCAACGACCACTCCGGCGGTTGCGGCCAAGCCCACCGCTGCGCGGACAGCCGCTGTCGCCGCAATCGAAAAGCCCGCGACCGGCGATGCGTTCGAAGATGGCTACACCTATGGTTTCCGTTTGTGGGAAGCAAAATTCTACCCCGAGGCGCAGGTTACGCTTGAAGAAACCATCAAGAAAAACCCCAAGCACAAGCGCCTGAGCTATGCCCGCAATCTGCTGGGCCGCACATGGCTCGACGACAAGAAACCGGCGACGGCGGTCAAGGTGTTCTACGACAATTACAAGACCGACCCGCGCGGCGACCGTGCCCCTGAAAGCCTTTTCTTCCTGGGCTCGGCATTGACCGACCTCGGCAAGACCGCCGAAGCGTGCGAGGCGTTTAACGAGTTGGCGAAATCCTATCCCGATGTCGCCACGGGGCGTCTCGCCGACCGGATTGCGGGCGGCAAAACACGGGCCAAGTGCAAATAA
- a CDS encoding helix-turn-helix domain-containing protein, with protein MGDDSPSEEEFRFQTVGEQLKAERERLGLSLSDLAAKTRVPMRHLESIEKSDFGALPGSTYTLGFARSYARAVDMDSAKVSTDLRAELAQGGHEGYQAPLQNYEPADPARVPSRALAWTAAGIGVLLVAAYFVWRSMTLGGGGDISMPAPAAEKAASAATAPAETPNPDGAVVLTATDNVWVKVYDADNKRLYEKEMVKGDSFTVPQDANKPMIVTGRPQVLTVTVGGKEVPALGPADKTVADLEISAKALLARVPAPAPAESTASTPAASTTSSSNSNSSASNSTPRERTVERRTPAANPSAPRVTEKTVEKAAEAPAPAAPATENSGN; from the coding sequence TTGGGTGACGATTCACCGAGCGAGGAAGAATTTCGTTTTCAAACCGTCGGCGAACAGCTGAAGGCGGAGCGTGAGCGCTTGGGCCTCAGCCTATCCGACCTCGCTGCGAAGACACGGGTGCCGATGCGGCATCTGGAATCCATTGAAAAATCCGACTTTGGCGCGCTCCCCGGCTCCACCTATACGCTTGGTTTTGCGCGCTCTTATGCCCGCGCGGTGGACATGGACTCCGCCAAGGTCAGCACCGACTTGCGCGCCGAACTCGCCCAGGGTGGGCATGAAGGTTATCAGGCACCGCTGCAAAATTACGAACCCGCCGACCCCGCCCGCGTACCGTCGCGTGCGCTTGCATGGACAGCGGCTGGCATCGGCGTCCTGCTCGTTGCCGCCTATTTTGTCTGGCGCAGCATGACGCTTGGCGGCGGTGGCGACATTTCCATGCCCGCACCGGCTGCGGAAAAGGCGGCATCTGCGGCCACCGCGCCTGCCGAAACGCCCAATCCCGACGGCGCTGTTGTTCTGACCGCCACCGACAATGTCTGGGTGAAGGTCTATGACGCCGACAACAAGCGTCTCTACGAGAAGGAAATGGTGAAAGGCGACAGCTTCACAGTGCCGCAGGATGCGAACAAGCCGATGATCGTGACCGGACGGCCGCAAGTGCTGACCGTAACCGTGGGTGGCAAGGAAGTTCCCGCCCTTGGTCCGGCGGACAAGACCGTCGCCGATCTTGAAATTAGTGCGAAAGCCCTGCTGGCCCGCGTTCCTGCCCCCGCCCCTGCCGAAAGCACGGCGAGCACGCCCGCGGCAAGCACCACGAGCAGCAGCAATAGCAACAGCAGCGCAAGCAACAGCACCCCGCGCGAACGGACCGTGGAACGCCGCACTCCGGCCGCCAATCCGTCTGCGCCCCGGGTTACCGAAAAAACGGTGGAAAAAGCCGCTGAAGCCCCTGCTCCCGCAGCGCCCGCGACGGAAAATAGCGGGAATTAA
- the ptsP gene encoding phosphoenolpyruvate--protein phosphotransferase translates to MESATRSARNILTGLHEVMASKNHAQAKLNHVVNIIGEALSSEVCSIYLLRDGALELFATRGLNEAAVHVTRLGLGEGLVGTIAENVETLNLDEASGHPNFRYVPETGEERFHSFAGVPIVRSERAVGVLAVQHVEPRKYEEVEIEALQTVAMVLSELIANADLIDDPEIGSGIETGTVSLTGLPLVKGAAAGVAIFHQPNVRIEHTVAEDTEAERQRVYSAFDKMREQIDRMASQIDFGTGGEHEEVIATYKMFAYDEGWSRRINEAIDSGLTAEAAIERVQQRTRMRMRQIDDPLLADRMHDLEDLSNRLLRIVSGQMSTAAQLGLKKDTILIARNLGPAELLEYDKRRLRGVILEEGSLTAHVVIVARAMGIPVLGRVRGIRHKVRDGEMILLNADEKSVIVRPSASAEESFQHQLVDRQKKKARYAAMRDEPAVTKDGLPITLMINAGLRDDMSALATTGAEGVGLFRTEFQFLISATLPQRERQQRFYRDVLDAAGDKPVIFRTLDIGGDKALPYLKDETSEEENPALGWRALRLSLDHAGLMKTQARALIEASAGRTLNVMFPMVSEPWEFDAAKAIFEGQMEFLGKLKKQLPSKVRYGAMLEVPALAETLDILLPKIQFLSIGTNDLTQFLFAADRADPRLAERYDWLSPAILRFIKRVVDATDGHDVDVAVCGEMGGRSLEALALIGLGIRRLSITPAAVGPVKAMIRSTDQAAIKAKMTELLTSPTQNLRSALSVWATAQGIETS, encoded by the coding sequence ATGGAAAGCGCTACCCGTTCCGCCCGTAACATATTGACCGGCCTGCACGAAGTCATGGCATCCAAAAACCATGCGCAGGCCAAGTTGAACCATGTCGTCAATATTATCGGCGAGGCGCTGTCGAGCGAGGTATGCTCGATCTATCTGCTGCGCGACGGTGCGCTGGAACTGTTCGCGACCCGCGGACTGAACGAGGCGGCGGTCCATGTCACCCGTCTGGGCCTGGGCGAAGGTCTGGTCGGGACGATTGCCGAAAATGTCGAGACGCTGAACCTCGACGAGGCATCGGGGCATCCCAATTTCCGCTATGTCCCCGAAACGGGCGAAGAACGGTTCCACAGCTTTGCCGGTGTCCCCATCGTCCGGTCCGAACGCGCCGTCGGCGTGCTCGCCGTGCAGCATGTCGAACCGCGCAAATATGAAGAGGTCGAGATCGAGGCGCTGCAGACCGTGGCGATGGTCTTGTCCGAACTGATCGCCAATGCCGACCTGATCGACGACCCCGAAATCGGTTCGGGCATCGAAACCGGTACGGTCAGCCTGACCGGCCTGCCGCTGGTCAAGGGTGCTGCCGCAGGCGTCGCCATTTTCCACCAGCCCAATGTCCGCATCGAACATACCGTGGCCGAGGATACCGAAGCCGAACGCCAGCGCGTCTATTCCGCCTTCGACAAGATGCGCGAACAGATCGACCGCATGGCGAGCCAGATCGATTTCGGCACCGGCGGCGAACATGAGGAGGTCATCGCGACCTACAAGATGTTCGCCTATGACGAAGGCTGGAGCCGCCGCATCAACGAGGCCATCGACAGCGGCCTGACCGCCGAAGCCGCGATCGAGCGGGTGCAGCAGCGCACGCGGATGCGGATGCGGCAGATTGACGATCCGCTGCTCGCCGACCGGATGCACGATCTGGAGGATCTGTCGAACCGCCTGCTGCGCATCGTGTCGGGGCAGATGAGCACGGCGGCGCAACTGGGCCTCAAAAAAGACACCATCCTGATTGCGCGCAACCTCGGCCCTGCCGAACTGCTCGAATATGACAAGCGCCGGTTGCGCGGCGTGATTTTGGAAGAAGGCTCGCTGACCGCCCATGTCGTCATCGTTGCGCGTGCGATGGGCATTCCAGTGCTCGGCCGGGTGCGCGGGATCCGCCACAAGGTGCGCGATGGGGAGATGATCCTTCTCAACGCCGACGAGAAGAGCGTCATCGTCCGGCCGTCCGCGAGCGCCGAGGAAAGTTTCCAGCACCAGCTTGTCGACCGGCAAAAGAAAAAGGCCCGCTACGCCGCGATGCGCGACGAGCCGGCGGTGACGAAAGACGGGCTTCCGATCACCCTGATGATCAACGCAGGGCTGCGCGACGATATGTCGGCGCTGGCGACCACCGGGGCCGAAGGCGTCGGCCTGTTCCGCACCGAATTCCAGTTCCTGATTTCCGCCACCCTGCCCCAGCGCGAACGGCAACAGCGTTTCTACCGCGACGTGCTCGATGCCGCAGGCGACAAGCCTGTCATTTTCCGCACGCTCGACATCGGCGGAGACAAGGCGCTGCCTTATTTGAAGGACGAAACCAGCGAGGAAGAAAATCCCGCGCTCGGCTGGCGCGCATTGCGCCTGTCGCTTGACCATGCCGGGTTGATGAAGACGCAGGCCCGCGCGCTGATCGAGGCGTCCGCCGGACGCACGCTGAACGTCATGTTCCCTATGGTGTCCGAACCGTGGGAGTTTGATGCGGCGAAGGCGATCTTCGAAGGGCAGATGGAATTTCTGGGCAAGCTGAAAAAGCAGTTGCCGAGCAAGGTGCGCTATGGCGCGATGCTGGAGGTTCCGGCGCTGGCCGAAACGCTTGATATCCTGCTGCCCAAAATCCAGTTCCTGTCCATCGGCACCAACGATCTGACGCAATTCCTGTTCGCCGCCGACCGCGCCGACCCGCGTCTGGCCGAACGCTATGACTGGCTGAGCCCGGCGATCCTGCGCTTCATCAAGCGGGTGGTCGACGCCACCGACGGGCATGACGTGGATGTGGCCGTGTGCGGCGAAATGGGCGGACGCAGTCTGGAGGCATTGGCGCTGATCGGACTTGGCATCCGTCGTCTTTCGATCACACCCGCCGCCGTCGGTCCTGTAAAGGCGATGATCCGTTCCACCGACCAAGCCGCAATCAAGGCAAAGATGACGGAATTGCTCACGTCACCGACGCAGAATCTGCGCTCTGCCTTATCCGTCTGGGCCACGGCTCAGGGTATCGAAACCAGCTGA
- a CDS encoding YdcH family protein: MNNSHMSALRLKHAELEAKLEREENRPLPDTGLIHALKKQKLHLKDMLTQESLPA, from the coding sequence GTGAACAACAGTCACATGTCCGCATTGCGTTTGAAACATGCCGAACTGGAAGCAAAGCTGGAGCGTGAAGAGAACCGCCCGCTGCCCGATACCGGGCTGATCCACGCGCTCAAAAAACAGAAACTCCATCTGAAGGATATGCTCACGCAGGAATCGCTTCCTGCCTGA
- a CDS encoding YdcH family protein: protein MNDEGYQQQLEQLKVEHRDLDDAIRALSSQTIVDQLQIARLKKKKLILKDRIMRLEDQLVPDIIA from the coding sequence ATGAACGACGAAGGTTACCAGCAGCAGCTCGAACAGTTAAAGGTTGAGCATCGCGACCTTGACGATGCGATCCGCGCACTTTCCTCGCAGACGATCGTCGACCAGTTGCAGATTGCCCGGCTGAAGAAAAAGAAACTGATCCTGAAGGACCGCATCATGCGGCTGGAAGACCAGCTTGTGCCGGATATCATTGCCTGA